The following are from one region of the Rhipicephalus microplus isolate Deutch F79 chromosome 1, USDA_Rmic, whole genome shotgun sequence genome:
- the LOC142811617 gene encoding uncharacterized protein LOC142811617 produces MPPIRCLLTVPHIQIKRTYHLEEGSVVALKHAIATCPVLGSQVQLSCSNFQVMDPLFNELVDLATEDSIPDMSKIVLMAQQESSGNEAPSCSSSQDDMPATPCVSYNGAVLEDAEFFWLMVDQTKCFQVTNAEEGLVAIMCANWLFNVQYACKAFNTLVVLERFFLELEKTTPRSVVAKFLNIVVKST; encoded by the exons ATGCCGCCGATCCGTTGTCTGCTGACTGTACCGCACATTCAGATAAAGCGGACGTACCACTTGGAAGAAGGTTCCGTGGTCGCCCTCAAACATGCGATTGCCACATGTCCTGTCCTTGGGTCGCAAGTTCAACTGTCTTGCAGCAACTTTCAG GTAATGGATCCTCTGTTCAATGAACTTGTCGACCTCGCTACTGAAGACAGCATACCCGATATGTCGAAAATCGTTCTTATGGCACAGCAAGAAAGTAGCGGGAATGAAGCGCCGTCATGTTCATCGTCACAG GACGACATGCCAGCAACGCCATGTGTATCTTATAATGGGGCCGTCCTTGAAGATGCAGAGTTTTTCTGGCTGATGGTAGACCAGACAAAGTGTTTTCAAGTGACTAATGCAGAGGAAGGACTTGTCGCAATTATGTGTGCAAACTGGTTGTTCAATGTTCAATATGCTTGTAAAGCGTTCAACACCCTTGTCGTCCTCGAAAGATTTTTTCTTGAGCTCGAAAAGACAACACCAAGATCTGTTGTTGCGAAGTTCTTAAACATTGTCGTAAAATCCACATAG